Proteins encoded by one window of Clostridium bornimense:
- a CDS encoding multicopper oxidase domain-containing protein → MVITPGIENLSFTYKDGVKYFTLIAEEVLNELIPGLFIKAWGYNGSVPGPTIIALPGDRVCIRVINNLSEKTSVHWHGLEVPNNMDGVPPIEPSPFIYPGEYFDYEFTIKNPPGTYMYHSHVNVAVQDNAGLFGGLIIEDPKYCNKKHYKDYLILLQEWAVNSLPWGDIDSGTYNLTFKMPEFNFFTMNGKCYPSTEPLHVSYGDKVKIRFGNIQMHHHPIHLHGHQFKVVGADGFPIKKETQIYKNTILVASGETWDIEFLAKNPGIWPMHCHMPHHTTNNGAPGVGGMFTVVQYDI, encoded by the coding sequence ATGGTAATAACACCTGGCATCGAAAACTTATCTTTTACTTATAAAGATGGAGTAAAATACTTTACATTAATAGCTGAAGAAGTATTAAATGAATTAATTCCAGGACTTTTCATTAAAGCCTGGGGATATAATGGTTCTGTCCCAGGACCAACTATTATAGCTTTACCTGGTGATAGAGTCTGTATAAGAGTAATAAATAATCTTTCTGAAAAAACCAGTGTGCACTGGCATGGATTAGAAGTACCTAACAACATGGACGGAGTTCCCCCAATAGAGCCTTCTCCATTCATATATCCTGGAGAATATTTTGACTATGAATTTACAATAAAAAATCCACCTGGAACCTATATGTATCATTCTCATGTCAATGTAGCTGTACAAGATAATGCTGGACTCTTTGGTGGATTAATTATAGAAGATCCAAAATATTGCAATAAAAAACACTACAAAGATTATCTTATTTTGTTACAAGAATGGGCTGTTAATAGCCTTCCTTGGGGTGATATTGATTCTGGCACTTATAATCTTACTTTTAAAATGCCAGAATTTAATTTTTTCACTATGAATGGAAAATGTTATCCTTCAACAGAACCTCTTCATGTATCTTATGGTGATAAAGTTAAAATTAGATTTGGGAATATTCAAATGCATCATCATCCTATACACCTTCATGGACATCAATTTAAAGTGGTAGGTGCTGATGGATTTCCTATAAAAAAAGAAACTCAAATCTACAAAAATACCATATTAGTAGCTTCTGGTGAGACTTGGGATATAGAGTTCCTTGCTAAAAATCCTGGAATTTGGCCTATGCATTGTCATATGCCTCACCATACAACTAATAACGGCGCGCCAGGAGTAGGTGGCATGTTTACTGTAGTCCAATATGATATATAA
- the yaaA gene encoding peroxide stress protein YaaA: protein MLIVISPAKTLDFNKINETLPISEPRFLEKSRIIIEELKEYDSYSLTKLMKISDKLANLNKERFESWTESLDEARQCLLVFKGEAFRGIDVGSFKAEDFFYANDHLRILSGLYGILSPFDGVHQYRLEMGTKITIENHKDLYSFWGDILREVIIEDIKNTGDNILINLASKEYFKAIEGLEDIDDEIKVITPVFKEYRNGQYKIISTKAKRARGLMTSFIIKNQIKSVEELKKFNEEGYEFCEEMSNDSELVFILNDAIYVE, encoded by the coding sequence ATGCTTATAGTAATTTCGCCAGCAAAAACTTTAGATTTTAATAAAATCAATGAAACATTACCAATAAGTGAACCAAGATTTTTAGAAAAATCAAGGATTATTATAGAAGAATTAAAGGAATATGATAGCTATTCGCTAACTAAGTTAATGAAAATAAGTGATAAGCTAGCTAATTTAAATAAAGAGAGATTCGAAAGTTGGACAGAATCATTAGATGAAGCTAGACAATGTCTATTGGTATTTAAAGGGGAAGCTTTTAGGGGGATAGATGTAGGAAGTTTCAAGGCAGAAGACTTTTTTTATGCTAACGATCATCTTAGAATTTTGTCAGGTCTTTATGGAATATTATCTCCTTTTGATGGAGTACATCAATATAGATTAGAGATGGGAACAAAGATAACTATTGAAAATCATAAAGACTTATATAGTTTCTGGGGAGATATTCTTAGAGAAGTAATAATAGAAGATATTAAAAATACAGGAGATAATATATTAATTAATCTTGCATCAAAAGAGTATTTTAAAGCTATAGAAGGTTTGGAAGATATAGATGATGAAATCAAAGTCATTACGCCTGTATTTAAAGAATATAGAAATGGACAGTATAAAATTATATCGACAAAGGCTAAAAGAGCTAGAGGCTTAATGACATCATTTATTATAAAAAATCAAATTAAATCCGTAGAGGAGCTTAAGAAGTTTAATGAAGAAGGTTATGAATTTTGCGAAGAGATGTCAAATGATAGTGAACTTGTTTTTATTTTAAATGATGCTATATATGTAGAATAA
- a CDS encoding esterase/lipase family protein — translation MNEFFKKITSTLVIISFLCLIPTPIYAENNSQSTLKDKTNDYPIIMVHGLFGWGNDELGINYWGGESSLKEILESKGYTVYTPTIGPVSSNWDRACELYAYIKGGTVDYGEYHSKKYGHNRYGTTYPGIYPELGNNNANDIKKIHLVGHSMGGETIRVLAQLLEQGDKNEINSTGKNTSPLFTGNHHWIKSITTIATPHNGSQEAKKQISLEPFVHQYIAALAAKYGANPDTAKLDFKLDQWGLKREPNESYEDYYKRVSQSNIWNETKDLSIWDLSHEGAKELNSWVSAQSDIYYFSIACSDTHKDLSTGYQVPNINMISLLKKSSLFLGSYTCNNPNEVPIDNSWWKNDGVVSISSAIGPTIGSTDKIINFDGVPQKGVWNYLGLINNIDHIEVVGQSEPIYKHYLQNKFIDLAKTLTTLPN, via the coding sequence ATGAATGAATTTTTTAAGAAAATCACTTCTACATTGGTAATAATATCATTTCTATGCCTTATTCCTACTCCAATATATGCAGAAAATAATTCCCAATCCACTTTAAAAGATAAAACTAACGATTATCCTATAATAATGGTTCATGGCCTATTTGGATGGGGCAATGATGAATTGGGCATTAATTACTGGGGCGGTGAATCAAGTTTAAAAGAAATTTTAGAGAGTAAAGGATATACTGTTTACACTCCAACAATAGGACCTGTATCTAGTAACTGGGACAGAGCCTGTGAATTATATGCTTATATTAAAGGTGGAACTGTAGATTATGGTGAATATCACTCAAAAAAATATGGTCATAATCGATATGGTACAACTTATCCAGGTATATATCCTGAACTCGGTAATAATAACGCCAATGACATTAAAAAAATCCACTTAGTTGGCCATAGTATGGGCGGTGAAACCATTAGAGTCCTAGCTCAATTATTAGAACAAGGTGACAAAAATGAAATTAATTCTACTGGTAAAAACACTAGTCCATTATTCACTGGTAATCATCATTGGATTAAAAGCATCACTACCATAGCTACTCCTCATAACGGCAGCCAAGAAGCTAAAAAGCAAATATCTCTAGAACCATTCGTCCATCAGTACATTGCTGCTCTTGCCGCAAAATATGGTGCCAATCCCGATACTGCTAAACTAGATTTTAAACTAGATCAATGGGGATTAAAAAGAGAACCTAATGAATCCTATGAAGATTACTATAAAAGAGTCTCTCAAAGTAATATCTGGAATGAAACAAAAGACCTAAGTATTTGGGATCTATCTCACGAAGGAGCCAAAGAACTAAATTCTTGGGTATCAGCACAAAGTGATATCTACTACTTCTCAATAGCTTGTTCAGATACCCATAAAGACTTATCAACTGGATATCAAGTTCCAAATATCAATATGATTTCTCTCTTGAAAAAAAGTTCTTTATTCTTAGGTTCATATACTTGCAATAATCCTAATGAAGTACCAATAGATAATAGTTGGTGGAAGAATGATGGTGTCGTAAGTATTTCCTCTGCAATTGGTCCTACCATTGGTTCTACTGACAAAATTATTAACTTCGATGGAGTTCCTCAAAAAGGTGTTTGGAATTACTTAGGTCTAATAAATAATATAGATCACATTGAAGTAGTAGGCCAAAGTGAACCTATTTATAAACACTATCTTCAAAATAAATTTATTGACTTAGCAAAAACATTGACAACTCTACCCAACTAA
- a CDS encoding arsenate reductase family protein, which produces MIYIQYPKCTTCIKGKKFLINNNIEFEDRNIVENNPSKEELTLWIENSGLDVKKFFNTSGKLYKEMGLKDKLKDMSLEEKIDLLSTNGMLVKRPILIKDNTVLVGFKEDQYREIIR; this is translated from the coding sequence ATGATTTATATACAATATCCAAAATGTACTACATGTATAAAAGGAAAGAAATTTTTAATAAATAACAATATAGAGTTTGAAGATAGAAATATAGTAGAGAATAATCCAAGTAAAGAAGAACTTACTTTATGGATAGAAAACAGTGGATTAGATGTAAAGAAGTTTTTTAACACATCTGGAAAGCTATATAAAGAGATGGGATTAAAAGATAAACTTAAGGATATGTCTCTAGAGGAAAAAATAGATTTATTATCAACAAATGGTATGTTAGTTAAGAGACCTATTTTAATAAAAGATAATACGGTATTAGTAGGATTTAAAGAAGATCAATATAGAGAAATAATAAGATAA
- the thiE gene encoding thiamine phosphate synthase, giving the protein MKVDKLRLYLVTDSEILKGRDFYEEIENALKGGVTTVQLREKNCDGREFLEKAIKLREITRKYGAWLIINDRVDIALLCDADGVHVGQSDIPAMEVRKILGNDRIIGVSARTIEEAKEAKLQGADYLGVGAIFPTNTKVDAKTITMEQLKAIKESVNIPVIAIGGLTLGRVRLLKQYGIDGYAVISAILKKEDIYEECVKWSNMVR; this is encoded by the coding sequence ATAAAAGTGGATAAGTTAAGGTTATATTTAGTAACGGATTCAGAAATATTAAAGGGTAGAGATTTCTATGAGGAAATAGAAAATGCCTTAAAAGGTGGAGTAACTACAGTTCAATTGAGGGAAAAGAACTGTGATGGAAGAGAGTTTTTGGAAAAAGCTATTAAACTCAGAGAGATTACAAGAAAATATGGTGCGTGGTTAATAATTAATGATAGAGTTGATATAGCACTTTTATGTGATGCTGATGGTGTACATGTTGGTCAAAGTGATATCCCTGCCATGGAGGTTAGGAAGATTTTGGGAAATGATAGAATAATAGGTGTATCTGCAAGGACTATAGAGGAGGCAAAAGAAGCTAAACTTCAGGGAGCAGATTATCTTGGAGTAGGTGCTATTTTTCCAACTAATACTAAGGTTGATGCAAAAACTATTACTATGGAACAGTTAAAAGCTATAAAAGAGTCAGTAAATATTCCTGTCATTGCTATTGGAGGGTTAACTTTAGGAAGGGTAAGATTACTTAAGCAATATGGCATAGATGGATATGCAGTTATCTCAGCTATATTAAAAAAAGAAGATATATATGAAGAATGCGTTAAATGGAGTAACATGGTTAGATAA
- a CDS encoding HAD family hydrolase yields the protein MYKNYVFDLYGTLVDINTDEDCEVLWEKLSLFYKFKGADYSPFALKKAYKEKVKKAQDAITNTKYPDIVLEDVFNDLFEDKNVYVSKDTLHDTAHLFRVLSIKYIKLYDGVIELLGLLKMKGKKIYLLSNAQRIFTLYEMKMLGIEKFFDDILFSSDFKVCKPDILFYNQLLEKLNLDKHETIMIGNDYIADIEGAYNFGIDSLYIDSNLSPNIDSRLKSTYSIMDKDGTVNKIASFIIKS from the coding sequence ATGTATAAAAACTATGTATTCGATTTATATGGAACCTTAGTAGATATAAATACTGATGAAGATTGTGAAGTTCTATGGGAAAAGCTATCTTTATTCTATAAGTTTAAAGGGGCCGACTATTCCCCTTTTGCTCTAAAGAAAGCCTACAAAGAAAAAGTAAAAAAAGCTCAAGATGCCATAACTAATACTAAGTATCCAGACATTGTTCTAGAAGATGTCTTTAATGATCTTTTTGAAGACAAAAATGTTTATGTATCTAAAGACACATTACATGATACAGCACATTTATTTAGAGTACTTTCTATCAAATACATTAAACTTTATGACGGAGTTATAGAATTATTAGGACTTCTAAAAATGAAAGGTAAAAAAATTTACTTATTATCAAATGCTCAAAGAATATTTACTTTGTATGAGATGAAAATGTTGGGTATAGAAAAATTTTTTGATGACATATTATTTTCTTCTGATTTTAAAGTTTGTAAGCCAGATATTTTATTTTATAATCAATTATTAGAAAAGCTGAACTTAGATAAACATGAGACAATTATGATCGGCAATGATTATATTGCTGATATTGAAGGAGCCTATAACTTTGGAATAGATTCTCTCTATATAGATTCTAATTTATCTCCTAATATAGACTCAAGACTAAAAAGTACATATTCAATTATGGACAAAGATGGAACTGTAAATAAAATTGCAAGTTTTATTATTAAAAGTTAA
- a CDS encoding efflux RND transporter periplasmic adaptor subunit, which translates to MQKKYLRIVIVAAIIIVSTIGIYLINAFSKKPEKNEVSQIKTTTIKGPKKIYVNGVVEAVESKNIYLNAEKGKIDTVSVTDGQAVSKGDVLFSYKNETIVTQINEYNSEIASYNNKKSRLQSKKEEAKKSLSEKKNQLSKMKEQLLNDQDETIATSISSLEAEVQSLEATLDSYDSEIESVDDLISQSNSKLASIKDKEYEKVTSEVSGIVRIVGSQDDYTNPYIIIDSKDMHIKGSVNEKYISKLQKDQEADVLIIATDKTVKGKIEEVSNKPTISKDMASASSSSDLSNYEVTLILDSQDNILEGYHIQATIYDGNNDICISKKAILTKEGKSYVFINKDGVLAKKDVTYEKKDDKNVKILSGLKEGDKVVTNPSSTTKEGMKCE; encoded by the coding sequence ATGCAAAAAAAATATTTAAGAATTGTAATTGTAGCAGCAATAATAATTGTTTCTACAATAGGAATCTACTTAATTAATGCTTTTAGTAAAAAGCCGGAAAAAAATGAAGTTTCACAAATCAAAACCACAACAATAAAAGGGCCTAAAAAAATATATGTAAATGGAGTTGTTGAGGCAGTAGAAAGTAAAAACATATATTTAAATGCAGAAAAAGGGAAAATTGACACTGTCTCAGTGACTGATGGACAAGCAGTATCTAAAGGAGATGTATTATTTTCGTATAAAAATGAAACTATAGTAACACAAATTAATGAGTATAATAGTGAAATTGCTAGTTATAATAATAAAAAATCTAGATTACAAAGTAAAAAAGAAGAGGCTAAGAAAAGTCTTAGTGAAAAGAAAAATCAGCTTTCAAAAATGAAGGAACAATTATTAAATGATCAAGATGAAACTATTGCCACTTCTATATCTTCATTGGAAGCTGAAGTACAAAGTTTAGAAGCTACTCTAGATTCATATGATAGCGAAATAGAAAGTGTTGATGATTTAATTTCTCAATCAAATAGTAAATTAGCATCAATTAAAGATAAGGAATATGAGAAGGTAACATCTGAAGTTTCAGGCATTGTTAGAATAGTAGGATCTCAAGATGATTATACAAATCCATATATCATCATTGACAGCAAAGATATGCATATAAAAGGTAGTGTAAATGAAAAATACATAAGTAAGTTGCAAAAAGATCAAGAAGCTGATGTATTAATAATAGCAACAGATAAAACTGTCAAAGGGAAAATAGAAGAGGTTAGTAATAAGCCAACTATAAGTAAAGATATGGCAAGTGCATCTAGTAGTAGCGACTTATCTAATTATGAAGTAACACTAATATTAGATTCGCAAGATAATATCTTAGAAGGATATCATATACAAGCTACTATTTATGATGGGAATAATGATATATGTATTTCAAAGAAAGCAATATTAACAAAAGAAGGCAAGAGTTATGTATTTATTAATAAAGATGGTGTTTTGGCTAAAAAAGACGTTACTTATGAGAAAAAGGATGATAAGAACGTTAAAATTTTAAGTGGATTAAAAGAAGGGGATAAGGTAGTTACTAATCCATCTAGTACTACGAAAGAGGGAATGAAATGTGAGTAA
- a CDS encoding ABC transporter ATP-binding protein has product MSNLMELKNINKYYNLNKDKLHVLKSLNFDIEQGEFVMIMGKSGSGKTTLMNSLGFLDRFDDGIYNFNGEDVTNISENKKSELRNKYMGFIFQQFHLIDSLTIGKNVELPLLYKGGVPHKERKELVEKYLKLVGLEEKINRFPKELSGGQQQRVAIARSLINDPYVIFADEPTGALDSETSIQIMDILKKLNEEGKTIIMVTHDGDLVKYATRVIRIKDGVILEES; this is encoded by the coding sequence GTGAGTAATTTAATGGAGTTAAAGAATATTAATAAGTACTATAATTTAAATAAGGACAAGTTACATGTACTAAAATCTTTGAATTTTGATATAGAGCAAGGTGAATTTGTAATGATAATGGGTAAGTCTGGTTCAGGAAAGACTACTCTTATGAATTCATTGGGCTTTCTAGATAGATTTGATGATGGTATTTATAATTTTAATGGCGAAGATGTAACTAATATTAGTGAAAATAAGAAGTCAGAGTTAAGAAATAAGTACATGGGATTTATTTTTCAACAATTTCATTTAATTGATTCATTAACAATAGGAAAGAATGTTGAGTTACCACTTTTATATAAAGGTGGAGTACCTCATAAAGAGAGAAAAGAATTAGTAGAAAAATATTTAAAATTAGTTGGGTTAGAAGAAAAGATAAATAGATTTCCAAAAGAACTTTCTGGTGGTCAACAGCAAAGAGTAGCTATAGCTAGATCTTTAATAAACGATCCTTATGTTATTTTTGCCGATGAACCTACTGGAGCTTTAGATAGTGAAACGAGTATACAAATTATGGATATTTTAAAAAAATTAAATGAAGAAGGAAAGACCATTATTATGGTTACTCATGATGGTGACTTAGTAAAATATGCTACTAGAGTAATTAGAATAAAAGATGGTGTAATTTTAGAGGAGAGTTGA